The following DNA comes from Bacteroidota bacterium.
GCAGAAATCTCATTCAGAGCCAGGAGCTGCTCGTTGTTCCGCTTGAGCACCTCCTCGGCGTGCTTGACCTCCGTGATGTCCACGTGCGCGAACACAAGCCCGGTGATGCGCTGGCCGATCAGCATCGGGTTGATCGTAAGCTGGTAGACCCGATCCCGCGCCGGAAACCGGACGGTGTGCTCCTCGGAGAAAAACCGGATCGATCCTGCCAGCAATTGATCCACCACCGCCTGAATCTTGAGTTTCAGCGCGGGGTCGGGGAGGAAATCGAACAGGTTGGGGTTGACCCCGTCGGCCGGCGAATCCATTCCGCATTCACGGAGGTATTCATGCCATGCCTTGTTCCCTTCCCGTATCCTGCACTGTGGATCGACGGTGTAAACGATGCTGTCGATCGAATTGAGAAGCGTATGGACGTACGCGGCGTCGTCGCTCACCTGCCGGAACAGGTTCACCCGGTCGATGACACTGCCGAGCTCCTGGGCGAGGGGCTCGAGGATTCCCACGTGCTCCTCGGAGAAGGCGTACGGCTCCGAGCTCCCGATATTGAGGGCGCCGATCAGCTGTCCCTTCAGCCTGATGGGAATGGCGATCTGGGAGCGCAGCCCCTTCGCCAGCGACGCCATCTCCCGGAGCTTCGGATCGGCTGCAAGGTCATTCACCACGACGGGACGGTTTTCCCGGAGCGCGAACTGCGTGATGGTCTTCCCCAGGGGGATTGACGAACCCTTGAGCGAGGAGCGCGTGCCGGCGGCTGCGAACACCACCAGCGTGTCCGCGCGGTCCCCGACCAGGCCGATGTCGATCATGTCTGAGGCGAGTACGTCGTTGATCTCCTTCACCACCGCCGCGAAGACGACCTCAAAATTCATGGTTTGGTTCGCGGTTCCGATGACCCTGTTGATCATCTCGATCTGCTTGTTCCGGTGCTCAAGGTCCTTCGTGAGCCTGGCCCGCTCGGTGATGTCTCTCGCGATGTTCAGCATGGCGACCGGCTCGCCCATAGAATTTCTGAGAAGCGTCGTGCTCAGGCTTACCGAGATGGAGTGGCCGGCCTTCCCTTTCCATGTCATGTCGAAATCATGAAGCCAGTTCCGGTCCCTCAGGTTGGAGATCCACGTGACGTACCGCCCCATCTCCTCCTCGACCAGCCACGGGTACGGGAACGAGAGACCGAGGGCCTCCGCGCGGGGATAGCCGAGCAGCTCGACGAACGGCTTGTTCACCTGGAGAAGTTTCCCTTCGAGGTCGGTGATGATAAGGATGTCGGCCATCGTATCGATGATGTTCCGGAGGACCTGCTCCGATTCGCGCAGATCGGTCTCGAGTTTCTTCCGGAAGGTGACGTCGGTGACAATACCCATCAATCCCGTGACCGAGCCCGAGGCATCGCGGAGCGGCGAGAACGAGCCGCGGAGAATTCCCTTTTTCCCGGTCCGCGGAATTTCATACGATATCCCGTCCGACCTCACCGTCTGGCCTTCGAGCACCTGGGAGAGCAGAGAAGAGAGATCGCGGTCGTCGTATCCCGGGAGAGTCTCGGCGGCAGGCCTGCCCGCCACCTCCTCCGGGCTCAATCCGGTGATTTCCTCCATTCCCCGGTTCCATTGCAGGCACCGAAGCTGCCGGTCGTACGCGAACACCCCCTCTTCGATTTTGGAGACGATTTCATCCCTCCGGCGGGCATCCGCGCCGGCGCTCTCCTCGCGGAGCCGCTCATCCGTGATGTCGGTGATGATGCCCGAAGGACGAGCGTCCCCTTGTTCGCCCTCCTTCCCCTGTTTCATCGTGTCCCGCACCCACCGGTAGGAGGCCTTCCCCTTGGGACGGACCCGGTATTCCCTGACCGCGCTTGTGCCGTCGGAATGCCCGCGAATCGTGGCCTCCAAAAGCAGCTTCTTGTCGTCCGGATGGATGAGTGAGAGCCAGAGAGTCTTGTTCCGGTAAAACTCCCGTTGTGCATATCCCACAAGGCGTTCGACCCCGGGACTTATGAATTCAATCGAGCCTCCCGGAGATCCGATATAAAGGACGTCCGGGATGCCCGCAATGAGGGCTGCATACTCTTCCTCCCGGGCCTTGATCTCGTTGTAGATCATCGAGGTTTCAATCGAGGAGCCGAGCTGGTGCCCGATCGCCGAGAGGAGATCCGGAGAGTATCTCTCCTCCCGCTCTTCGCGCTTGGAGCAGAGGAGCAGGATCCCCACTAATCGTTCGCGGCTTACCAGAGGGATGAGGCAGATCGCTCCCACTCCGGCCTCTTTCCAGAGGGCCCGGAACGGGAGGTGGCTCGGATATTTTCTGATCTGGAAGAGATGAGGCGCCAGCGTCTTCGTGACAAATCCGCCCAGCCCGGTGTCGCGTTCGAGGGTATCGAGTGTCTTGAGAATCGTTGCGGGGAGGCCGCGGTGCGCGCTGATTTTTAATACCCCTGTCGCAGGGGGCGAGGCCGAGTAGAGGGCCCCCATTTGCCAGCCGAGAACATCCATGATATTGGCGAGGCTCGACCGGAGCATCTTCGGGATGTCCGCGGTGACCGCGCCCGAAGGAACAACCTCGCGCAGCAGCTTTTGTTCCTCAAGCCTTCGGCGCACCTCTTCCCCGGCCAGCGTTTCGCGCGTGATATCGCGCAAATAGACGAGGGTTCTCCCTTTGACATGCTTGAACGGAACGATCGCCGCTTCGATTTCGACCTTCCCCCCGTCCTTCCGGAGTCCTCGAAACCGGACGACTTTCAACGGCTCCCCTCCCAGGTCCTTCCGCGTGCCCCCCTCCTTCAGCCATGAGAGCTCCGGGTCTTCCTGAAACCGGGTGTATTCCTTCCCGACGATCTCCTCAACGGCTTCGTATCCGAATAGGTCTAGAAACGCACGGTTCACGTAGAAGTACTTTCCGTCCTCGATCATCGCGAGGGCCGCGGAGGTCCGTTCGACGAGCTCGCGGTTCTGCGCCTCGGAAGCCGCCAGCTTCCGAAGCTGATCATGCTCCCTTTCCATCTGCAACCGGGGGCCTGCGTCCCGGATAATGCCCAGATAGATACCGTGGTCGAGTTTCCCAGCGCTAAGCTCAACCTGAAGCGTCTTTCCATTTTTTCGGATCAGGTCGACGTCGACCCGCCCTTTCTTCTTCTTGCGGAACTCTGCCAGGAATCTCAGGAAACGGATGCGATGAGCGGGTGAGATCAGGGTTAACGGATTCAGAATGCGCAGTTCGTCTTCGGAATACCCCACCGCCCTCTCCAATTCCGCGTTCGCTTCGCGGTACCCCCCGTCGAGCGCGAAGAGGAACATCGCCTCCTGTGCCCTTCGGAAAACTTCCTGATACGCGCTTGTGGCGGGGAAGACGGATCCCTCCAGCGCCCTCATGCGGTTCCCCTGGGCTTCGTTCGGGATCGCCTCAACCGGCTCATCCGTGCGGGAGGGGGGCCTCGACAGATCCTTCGGCTCAAACCGGAACGGGATCGAGCCGCCGGGAAGATATTTACCCCTGAGCGCGATGAGAGAACAGAAGAGATCCTGCTTGTAGGTGTTGAAATCGAGGCATGCCGTGGCTGAGTCTTTGAGAAGACCGAGAGTATCCAGCCCCAACCCCGGCTTCAACGCGCTGGCGATGAGGACCGACCTCTGCTCCGATGCAATCTTCGAAAGAAGCCTGAATAATTCCACTACCCGACGCTCGCTCCGGAGAAGAGCCTTCCATGCCGAGAGGTCCTCGAGGACGATGTATCGTCCTTTCCCCCATTTTTTCACCGCGCGGCCGATCGCCCCGGGTGAAGATTGGGATTTCGGACCCGCAAAGGTGAGGGACTTCAAGCGGTAGGCGTTGCGCAATTCCTCGCAAGGAGAGTCGTCCGCAGCCAGGTAGAGGACAGGGATCTGCATGGAGGAGGAGTATTCGGAGAGGGGTTGAATCAGATCCCGCCGCTCTCCTTCCGAGGAGATCAGCGAGAGAAGCACATCCCCGGGTGTCACATTTCCGATGGCCTGATCGAGCCTAGGGAGCCCGGTGGAGAAAAACTTACGCGGCATGTCGGAAGAATCGAGCGCTGGTCATCTCTGCGTTAAATGTACCAAACTTTGAAGAGGGGGTCAACTCTGCTGTCATCCTGAACGAAGTGAAGGATCTCCCCGGCATCGAGACCCTTCGCTGGCGCTCAGGGTGACAACGCGCGGTCCATCCAAGAAAAAGGGCGATCCGTTTGCGGCAGATCGCCCTTCGAACCAACAACCGCTACCGTTCGATTAGTCGCCGAAAGCGAAGCTGGCGGTCAGGTAGCCAAACGAATTGATATTGTCCGAGGCGCCGATCAAACCGAGGCCGCGGCGGAGCGCTTCTTCGCTCACCGTTGCATCGATACACGCACCGCCGAACTTGAATCCGAGACCCATCGTCACCATACCGTCATAGTTCCCCGGGTTGATCCCACCGATCGACACAAAGCTGTTCGGGGCGGAGAAGTTCGACTCGCTCGTTCCCCCGGTCGATTCCGATTTGGTATTAATCTTGCCGATCGAGCGGAAATACCCGGCCCGTCCTGCAAGCCAATCGGTAAACCACCACTCACCGCCGAGGTTTAGCACGGGTATGGCGGTATAGGTGATTGTGTTTGTGATGGATCCAGTTGGCAAAGGCGCATTGTATTCGCCCTTCAGACGCAAGGACTGCCAGCTCACACCGCCCGCGAAATAGAATGAAGATGTGCGGTACTCACCGCCGGCGCCGAGTGCGTAGGCGAGAACCGTCGCTTTTTCGCTAATCTGAGTACCCGATACGGTACTGGGCGGAACATCTTCCTTCGGTTCCGCGGAGATCGAAACGAGGGTTCCGTACGGCACGAAGTTGAATTTGCTGCTGACGTTTAGCTTGAAACGCAGGTTTGCCTGAAACTCGGACGCTGAAGAGGAATAATTCCCCGAGTTCGCTGCAACCACCGGTGAGCTCGTCCGGTTGTCAGTTGCTTTGTCGTTCCTATATGCGACGCTCGCATCCAGCGATGAACCGCCGCCAAGATTCGCATTCACGCCGCCACGAACCCCCCACATACTTGAAGAAGCTTCCCTGGTTCCGGAAGTGGGTGTGGAGGTATTGAAATTATTGTCTGAATTGGACCAACCATACATAAATCCAACACCGAAATCAATCGAGCTGGCACGATAGGCGGCGCTGGCTTCCCAGACATTCGCAATCGCTGGAATGCTTTGCGCTGTGCGGGGGGCCTGCGTGAAGGCGGGAAATAGTCCGCCGCCGGCGATCAGGGTGTTGTTCAGGTTTGCCGCTGACGGGTCGTAGCTCAGAATGGCACCCACCGACCATTGGTCGTTAAGCCCGAATGCCACACCGGCAAACTGATGGCCGTACCCGTCGTCTCCGATCGGGCCGCCGCCACTCGAGAGTCCCGTCAAGGCGCCTCCTGCTACATTGGCCCAAGCATAATCGCGATAAGAGGCCTGATATGCAGGATTCACCAGCATCAGAGACGGATCATCCATAATGAATGGATTGAGAACAAGCATCGTTCCGGCGTTGGAGCCGCCCATCGCTAATTCGCGGGCGATTCCACCGGGCTTGGCCTGCCCGAACAGGCTGACGATGCCTGCGACCAGGAGGAACGCTACCAGAGTAAATCTTTTCATATTACCCCTCTATGAATGTGAAGAATAGTGTGATTAAAGGTACATAATGAGTTCAAATAAGACGCACACAAAGCGCGCAACCGATATGGAATTAAACTTATCATTATGTACGATACAGCGAACGGAAAGAGTATAGCAAATTATTAAATGTTTGTCAAGTCTTTTCTGCTTTATCCTTTAACTAATGCCCATAACTCCTTATATTCGAGTAATTTAATCGACCCGGACCGCCCGAAAACAAGAAAGGAAGCCCTTGGGGCTTCCTTTCGAGTCTGGAACTGAAGAAATGACCTACTGGAGCATGAATTCCAAACCGATTCCAAAATCGATCCAGGCTGTGCTGGAAACGTCTGTGAAAACATCGGTATAGGCGCCATGCACGTCGACATTCATCTTATCCCCTGCCTTGAACTGGACTCCAAGCGTCGGGTTGATACCGAACTTTGATTCATTCGTGCTTGCGCTGACGGTAACGCCATTGACGGTCGCATCGGCTGACGCGTTCAGCAGATAGAGACCCGCTTCTGCCGCACCATAGACGCGAGTATCCCCGGGCATGAAGTAGTAGCGCAACCCGGCCGTTATCGGAACGACGCCATAATTTGTCTTGACTGTCACGCCCTGGATGATATAATCCTTGCCGGAGAACCGTGTGTATCCCGATCTGAGCGTGACGGCACAACTCGGGTCAAACATATAACCAGCCCAAACTGTCCCTCCAAAGCCAAAATCAGTCGCATTCTTAAAATCGCCGGTCGGGACGCCGCCTTCTGCCTTAACGCCGAGAACCCACTGGCTGGCTGCTGCGCCCTGCCCGAATGCAGCGCATGAAGTCAGAACAACTAGTGCAAACATCAATAGTGCCAACTGTTTCATCAGAGATACCCCTTTCAAGTGTTTTTGTAAAAGTACCTATTTATTAGTAAAAACTTCGACCTGAAAATAGTAAGAAAAAACCACGTTGTCAAGTAATATCTTGGCCCCCGTGATAAGGCCCCGGACATCCCTCTTTAGCGCCCCATTTTGGCCAAAACGGTGTCCGAGGACACAGCATCTGGCGGCCGGATCATCTTGCCCTGTAAAGAGATACGAGATTATGGGAGCGTATACCGGATCCCTGAGGTAAGCGCCAGATAAAACGTTGTGGAACCGGTGGTGAAGACCGGTCCCAGCTGTATATCCGCCGGTACTTCGAGGTCGGGGGCGATCCTAAACAAGACCCCTCCTCCCGCCCTGATTCCGAAGTAAGGACCGCCGGTAAGGAACCACA
Coding sequences within:
- a CDS encoding PAS domain S-box protein, giving the protein MPRKFFSTGLPRLDQAIGNVTPGDVLLSLISSEGERRDLIQPLSEYSSSMQIPVLYLAADDSPCEELRNAYRLKSLTFAGPKSQSSPGAIGRAVKKWGKGRYIVLEDLSAWKALLRSERRVVELFRLLSKIASEQRSVLIASALKPGLGLDTLGLLKDSATACLDFNTYKQDLFCSLIALRGKYLPGGSIPFRFEPKDLSRPPSRTDEPVEAIPNEAQGNRMRALEGSVFPATSAYQEVFRRAQEAMFLFALDGGYREANAELERAVGYSEDELRILNPLTLISPAHRIRFLRFLAEFRKKKKGRVDVDLIRKNGKTLQVELSAGKLDHGIYLGIIRDAGPRLQMEREHDQLRKLAASEAQNRELVERTSAALAMIEDGKYFYVNRAFLDLFGYEAVEEIVGKEYTRFQEDPELSWLKEGGTRKDLGGEPLKVVRFRGLRKDGGKVEIEAAIVPFKHVKGRTLVYLRDITRETLAGEEVRRRLEEQKLLREVVPSGAVTADIPKMLRSSLANIMDVLGWQMGALYSASPPATGVLKISAHRGLPATILKTLDTLERDTGLGGFVTKTLAPHLFQIRKYPSHLPFRALWKEAGVGAICLIPLVSRERLVGILLLCSKREEREERYSPDLLSAIGHQLGSSIETSMIYNEIKAREEEYAALIAGIPDVLYIGSPGGSIEFISPGVERLVGYAQREFYRNKTLWLSLIHPDDKKLLLEATIRGHSDGTSAVREYRVRPKGKASYRWVRDTMKQGKEGEQGDARPSGIITDITDERLREESAGADARRRDEIVSKIEEGVFAYDRQLRCLQWNRGMEEITGLSPEEVAGRPAAETLPGYDDRDLSSLLSQVLEGQTVRSDGISYEIPRTGKKGILRGSFSPLRDASGSVTGLMGIVTDVTFRKKLETDLRESEQVLRNIIDTMADILIITDLEGKLLQVNKPFVELLGYPRAEALGLSFPYPWLVEEEMGRYVTWISNLRDRNWLHDFDMTWKGKAGHSISVSLSTTLLRNSMGEPVAMLNIARDITERARLTKDLEHRNKQIEMINRVIGTANQTMNFEVVFAAVVKEINDVLASDMIDIGLVGDRADTLVVFAAAGTRSSLKGSSIPLGKTITQFALRENRPVVVNDLAADPKLREMASLAKGLRSQIAIPIRLKGQLIGALNIGSSEPYAFSEEHVGILEPLAQELGSVIDRVNLFRQVSDDAAYVHTLLNSIDSIVYTVDPQCRIREGNKAWHEYLRECGMDSPADGVNPNLFDFLPDPALKLKIQAVVDQLLAGSIRFFSEEHTVRFPARDRVYQLTINPMLIGQRITGLVFAHVDITEVKHAEEVLKRNNEQLLALNEISALASTSLRIEDILEGAVPLLKKAMEADVALVYLRETEGTDLLLVKQSGFDESVVPSISRLTPSDSVTGKAVERNTPTYISEKAYQDQRVIPKNRELLRATGLDAMAIIPLASKEVAQGALNLLYRQPHGFPEQERRLLSLVGNQLGAAIENARLYAQLREQIDRLTALYELSQELTSTLDIDQIFLAVCESSERIVPYEEFRIDFYDPSTETSRPAFRVRVAEGERIVMTEIAPPAPVRLDSAKWSVLSTKSSYRDHSGRSINVPMLSKEAIMGIMSITSAAGGQITDAQARVLESVASLTAIALEKGKLYEETIRISHEIQQRNKELDDFTYVVSHDLKEPLISVEGFSRILQSDYGGVIQAEGREYLDSIVAASTRMKGLIDDLLMLSRMSRPMEAFKMVQVKSLIDEITADMEFTIRQKKVRMIVPADLPSVYGNETQLKVLFRNLIGNAVKFTDRPDPVVEIGFHNGENNSYLFSVRDNGIGIEPEFFEKIFVIFQRLHPRELYEGSGAGLAIVKKIMERHGGRVWVESELGKGSTFYLSFPASGITGT
- a CDS encoding outer membrane beta-barrel protein; translation: MKQLALLMFALVVLTSCAAFGQGAAASQWVLGVKAEGGVPTGDFKNATDFGFGGTVWAGYMFDPSCAVTLRSGYTRFSGKDYIIQGVTVKTNYGVVPITAGLRYYFMPGDTRVYGAAEAGLYLLNASADATVNGVTVSASTNESKFGINPTLGVQFKAGDKMNVDVHGAYTDVFTDVSSTAWIDFGIGLEFMLQ